The following are encoded together in the Deltaproteobacteria bacterium genome:
- a CDS encoding lysophospholipase produces the protein MPVSDTGSFSPRLQVLLCHAILALALSASGCGSPFFHPTREHAPVPGLDNVVRQDVRFASEDGVPLHGWLLTPRDRVSRGTILFLHGNAENISTHVQSVLWLVQEGYTVFAFDYRGYGGSGGEAPDIPGVHRDARAALSKILSLPGVSPDRLVVFGQSLGAAIAVHTVATASSTRRPRALILDSPFAGYRRIVRDKLSSMIITWPLAWPVSRFFNDDYSPERWIGKIAPVPVIVIHGTADRVVPYAHGKMLYDLASDPKGIWTVEGGGHATALRNPEVRGQFLAFLASVLPAVSEGEKSR, from the coding sequence ATGCCGGTGTCCGATACAGGATCTTTCTCCCCACGCCTCCAAGTACTCCTGTGCCATGCGATCCTCGCGCTCGCTCTTTCGGCGTCGGGGTGCGGCTCCCCTTTTTTCCATCCGACGCGGGAGCACGCTCCGGTTCCAGGGCTGGACAACGTCGTGCGGCAGGATGTCCGGTTTGCGTCCGAGGACGGCGTGCCGCTCCACGGTTGGCTTTTGACGCCGCGCGACCGGGTCTCCCGCGGGACGATTCTCTTCCTCCACGGCAACGCGGAAAACATCAGCACCCATGTCCAGTCGGTCCTTTGGCTCGTCCAGGAGGGGTACACGGTCTTCGCCTTCGATTACCGGGGGTACGGGGGGTCGGGCGGGGAGGCGCCGGACATCCCGGGGGTTCACCGGGACGCCCGCGCGGCGCTGTCGAAAATCCTCTCCCTTCCCGGGGTCTCGCCGGATCGGCTCGTCGTATTCGGCCAATCCCTCGGTGCGGCCATCGCCGTCCACACCGTCGCCACGGCCTCTTCGACAAGACGTCCACGGGCCCTGATTCTCGACAGCCCCTTCGCCGGCTACCGCCGGATCGTCCGGGACAAACTTTCCTCCATGATCATCACGTGGCCGTTGGCATGGCCTGTCAGCCGGTTCTTCAACGACGACTACAGCCCCGAACGGTGGATCGGAAAGATCGCTCCGGTTCCCGTCATCGTGATCCACGGGACCGCGGACCGGGTGGTGCCATACGCCCACGGGAAAATGCTCTACGATTTGGCTTCGGACCCGAAGGGAATCTGGACGGTGGAGGGAGGGGGGCATGCGACGGCCCTGCGGAATCCCGAGGTGCGCGGCCAATTCCTCGCTTTTCTCGCCTCGGTCCTCCCTGCGGTGAGCGAAGGGGAGAAATCCCGATGA
- a CDS encoding DUF3015 domain-containing protein, translating to MKKLLLVTALVLALAVPALAAPPSQMNYGCGLGATVFKDGQANDSLLLQLVATFLNGLCGNGTFGITSGTSDCAPAKKTVSIDRLNEFAYRNLDDLARDIAAGKGETVTTVADLLNVPVESRPAFYRNLQARFTEIFPNPTVETAHVVDAITTIAAQG from the coding sequence ATGAAAAAACTATTGCTCGTAACCGCCTTAGTACTCGCACTTGCCGTACCGGCGCTTGCGGCCCCGCCCAGTCAGATGAACTACGGGTGCGGCCTCGGCGCCACCGTGTTCAAGGACGGGCAGGCCAACGACAGCCTGCTGCTCCAGTTGGTCGCCACCTTCCTGAACGGCCTCTGCGGAAACGGGACGTTCGGCATCACCTCCGGGACCTCCGATTGCGCTCCTGCGAAGAAGACCGTCAGCATCGACCGGCTGAACGAGTTCGCCTACCGGAACCTCGACGACCTCGCCCGCGACATCGCGGCGGGGAAGGGAGAGACCGTGACGACGGTCGCCGACCTCCTGAACGTCCCGGTCGAATCGCGCCCGGCGTTCTACCGGAACCTCCAGGCCCGGTTCACCGAGATCTTCCCAAACCCGACCGTTGAGACCGCACACGTGGTCGACGCGATCACGACGATCGCGGCCCAGGGCTGA
- a CDS encoding DUF4105 domain-containing protein codes for MHALSLFLLVLLGTWAWVPSSEATDNAYLAELKGRANSLALHEDRYWRILLHVRPGIAGTRSLVDDPRFFLSPSGKTDPAAELSATLDGLFDNTAAPPYFCRFPARYAWLVRLLEIDPTRIPRPPPCPEVDNILRTIDGQSVAMVFASGYVNSPASMFGHTFLRIDSRLKSPLLSFAVNYAARTDPSDGGIVFTAKGMFGGYQGFYSVMPYYDKVREYSNIDQRDLWEYSLNLTPDQVRRMLLHLIEMKDIATDYFFFDENCSYELLFLLDAAHPEARLTETMDRYWVIPMDTVRAVIGAGLVDNVVWRPSRALRIRHARSLLPDRESDLAVEIVDGKSPAGTVLSEAAPDATKARTLELAALLAQYRIAKKGMEHKVFQERFHAILSARTRLGTVEEVATTLPIPDPPEDGHRSARARIGGGWRGSEGFLEAGIRPAYHDYTDPREGYTQGALIEFLSGAVRWYPESDRFRLSRLDLIRIESLDPFDPIFRKKSWKVRMGFETRDFTGERDALVSFAGCGIGGTIRLREGAVAYLLGEVEGDFSRRYHSAYRIGGGASVGITAEPIRGWRLRLEGRGIWGALGETREGPDLSASLRQGFRIGRDLSLTADVSRSVTRRVERTEGTLSLNRYF; via the coding sequence GTGCATGCCCTTTCTCTTTTCCTTCTCGTCCTTCTCGGAACGTGGGCTTGGGTCCCATCTTCCGAGGCCACTGACAACGCATACCTCGCCGAACTGAAGGGACGGGCGAATTCCCTCGCTCTCCACGAGGACCGCTACTGGCGGATCCTGCTCCACGTCCGGCCGGGGATCGCGGGAACGCGAAGCCTCGTTGACGATCCCCGCTTCTTCCTCTCCCCGTCGGGGAAGACCGATCCGGCGGCGGAACTGTCCGCCACGCTCGACGGGCTGTTCGACAACACCGCCGCCCCCCCCTACTTCTGCCGCTTCCCGGCCCGGTACGCCTGGCTCGTCCGGTTGCTCGAGATCGACCCGACCCGGATCCCGCGGCCGCCGCCGTGCCCCGAGGTGGACAACATCCTGCGGACCATCGACGGCCAATCCGTCGCGATGGTCTTCGCGTCGGGCTACGTGAACTCCCCCGCCTCGATGTTCGGCCACACGTTCCTTCGGATCGATTCGAGGCTGAAGAGCCCTCTCCTTTCCTTCGCGGTCAACTACGCGGCCCGCACGGACCCGTCGGACGGAGGGATCGTCTTCACGGCCAAGGGGATGTTCGGGGGATACCAGGGGTTCTATTCCGTCATGCCCTATTACGACAAGGTGCGGGAGTATTCCAACATCGACCAACGCGACCTCTGGGAGTACTCCCTGAACCTGACCCCCGACCAGGTGCGCCGCATGCTCCTCCACCTGATCGAGATGAAGGATATCGCGACGGATTACTTCTTCTTCGACGAGAACTGCTCATACGAACTTCTCTTCCTCCTCGACGCGGCGCATCCGGAGGCCCGGCTCACCGAAACGATGGACCGGTACTGGGTCATCCCGATGGACACGGTCCGCGCGGTCATCGGGGCGGGGCTCGTCGACAACGTCGTGTGGCGACCTTCCCGGGCTCTCCGGATCCGCCACGCCCGATCCCTGCTTCCGGACCGCGAGTCGGATCTCGCCGTGGAGATCGTCGACGGGAAGTCCCCCGCCGGGACCGTCCTCTCCGAGGCGGCCCCCGATGCGACGAAAGCCCGGACGCTCGAACTCGCCGCGCTGCTGGCGCAGTACCGGATCGCGAAGAAGGGAATGGAGCACAAGGTCTTCCAGGAGCGGTTCCACGCGATCCTGTCCGCCCGGACGCGGCTCGGCACCGTGGAGGAGGTTGCAACGACTCTCCCGATTCCCGATCCCCCGGAAGACGGGCATCGAAGCGCCCGGGCCCGCATCGGCGGCGGGTGGCGGGGGAGTGAAGGATTCCTGGAGGCAGGGATCCGCCCTGCCTACCACGACTACACCGATCCCCGGGAGGGGTACACCCAGGGGGCATTGATCGAATTTCTGTCGGGAGCGGTCCGGTGGTACCCGGAGAGCGACCGGTTTCGGCTGTCGCGGCTCGATCTCATCCGGATCGAGTCGCTCGACCCGTTCGACCCGATCTTCCGGAAGAAATCGTGGAAAGTTCGCATGGGCTTCGAGACGCGGGATTTCACCGGGGAGCGGGACGCCCTCGTTTCGTTCGCCGGGTGCGGGATCGGGGGGACGATACGGCTTCGGGAGGGGGCGGTCGCCTATCTTCTGGGGGAGGTGGAAGGGGACTTCTCGCGGCGCTACCACAGTGCCTACCGGATCGGGGGAGGCGCATCCGTCGGGATCACGGCGGAGCCGATCCGGGGGTGGCGGCTCCGGCTGGAAGGACGAGGGATCTGGGGAGCGTTGGGAGAGACCCGGGAAGGGCCCGACCTGTCGGCTTCCCTCCGGCAAGGATTCCGGATCGGCCGGGACCTGTCCCTGACCGCGGACGTGTCCAGGTCGGTGACACGCCGCGTCGAGCGAACCGAGGGGACCCTCTCTCTCAACCGGTACTTCTGA